The following proteins are co-located in the Halarcobacter sp. genome:
- a CDS encoding HAMP domain-containing sensor histidine kinase, which yields MKLNLFSKIFIITFVIFLSVLFIYMYELRESQKNSLLKNIEIKANSLGDTITFINSDNMIIDDEVKILESLLNYVTLNKDIKNLVLSKKDDYQLLVKPNSWSQLENKLKEKRLNNSIKKSIFTEEIVYRHKYPILFSGIQWGFLYFELSVDEYNEQLKEMNKQFSILILIMLISSFFISYILARIISKPIIKLNNISNLISKGDLSQRVDIERKDEIGTLANSFNNMVENLEKSQNKLKNYQLDLEKEVEERTKELKELNDTLELRVNSEITKRQEQEQLLIQQSKLASMGEMIGNIAHQWRQPLNALGLVVQNIKFAYDFDELDDQFMDTSIEKVNRLTKNMSKTIDDFRNFFKPNKEKIAFNLDKIINETLELVDSTFENHNIDIKKDIEKDIKVFGFPNEFLQTMLNIMNNAKDAYIENNIVNGKLHLKVNKSTDFAHVTIRDNAGGIPKDIRDKIFDPYFTTKEEGRGTGIGLYMSKIIIEQNMNGKLISESIENGTIFIISLPLYKD from the coding sequence TTGAAACTTAATCTTTTTAGTAAAATTTTTATTATTACATTTGTAATATTTTTAAGTGTTTTATTTATATATATGTATGAATTAAGGGAGTCGCAAAAAAATTCACTTTTAAAAAATATTGAGATAAAAGCAAATAGCTTAGGTGATACAATTACTTTTATAAATAGTGATAATATGATTATTGATGATGAGGTCAAAATACTAGAGTCTTTATTAAATTATGTGACTTTAAATAAAGATATAAAAAATTTAGTATTATCGAAAAAAGATGATTATCAACTTTTAGTTAAACCTAATAGTTGGTCTCAACTTGAAAATAAATTAAAAGAAAAAAGGCTTAATAATAGTATAAAAAAATCTATATTCACAGAAGAGATAGTTTATAGACATAAATATCCTATACTATTTTCAGGAATCCAATGGGGGTTTTTATATTTTGAGCTTTCTGTTGATGAATATAATGAACAACTAAAGGAAATGAACAAGCAGTTTTCGATTCTTATTTTAATTATGTTAATAAGTAGCTTTTTTATATCTTATATTTTAGCAAGAATTATTTCTAAACCAATAATCAAACTTAATAATATTTCAAATCTAATATCAAAAGGTGATTTAAGTCAAAGAGTTGATATTGAGAGAAAAGATGAGATTGGTACTTTGGCAAACTCTTTTAATAATATGGTTGAAAATCTTGAAAAATCACAAAATAAATTAAAAAATTATCAACTTGATTTAGAAAAAGAGGTAGAGGAAAGAACAAAAGAATTGAAAGAATTAAATGACACCTTAGAATTAAGAGTTAATTCTGAAATAACAAAAAGACAAGAGCAAGAACAACTTTTAATTCAACAATCAAAACTCGCTTCAATGGGTGAGATGATAGGTAATATTGCCCATCAATGGAGACAACCTTTAAACGCATTAGGACTTGTTGTTCAAAATATAAAATTTGCTTACGATTTTGATGAATTAGATGATCAATTTATGGATACCTCAATTGAAAAAGTAAATAGATTAACAAAAAATATGTCTAAAACAATTGATGATTTTAGAAACTTTTTTAAACCTAATAAAGAAAAAATTGCATTTAATCTTGATAAAATAATTAATGAAACATTGGAGTTAGTGGATTCAACATTTGAAAATCATAATATAGATATAAAAAAAGATATTGAAAAAGATATAAAAGTTTTTGGTTTTCCAAATGAATTCTTACAAACAATGTTAAATATCATGAATAATGCAAAAGATGCTTATATTGAAAATAATATTGTAAATGGAAAATTACATTTAAAAGTTAATAAAAGTACAGATTTTGCACATGTAACTATTCGTGATAATGCAGGTGGAATACCAAAAGATATTAGAGATAAAATTTTTGACCCTTACTTTACAACTAAAGAGGAAGGTAGAGGTACAGGAATAGGTTTATATATGTCTAAAATTATTATAGAACAAAATATGAATGGAAAATTGATAAGTGAATCAATTGAAAATGGAACTATTTTTATTATAAGTTTACCTCTTTATAAGGATTGA
- a CDS encoding HD domain-containing phosphohydrolase, which translates to MDYKKELLENLKNINILLVEDSLEARDELEIFFRNKVKKLYLASDGQEGYDLYKEYKPDLVLSDIKMPKLDGLEMAKLIREFDKNSKIILITAFNDTDYMYKAIQLHVDNYVIKPIDYNLLLESVLEISKIINLDKINKSIQNTLEQYKDIVDERSIVSKTDINGLITYVNKPFENISGYKKEELIGRPHSIIRHKETPKYVFEDLWKTIINKKTWYGTIKNKKKNGSSYIVDTIIKPILNINGEIEEFIALRNDITDLEESKEYFKKQSEKTNLDLKESIRIAKIYEDAVDKCNIILRVSTDKKIIFVNDAFCKISGYSKHELIGQPYSILRDKNIDIEEYEQSVKKLKNELDEGKVYDGNISNTAKDGSIYHCKYTVFPIKDKDDKIVEYMSIRHDITQIIKLHSELEETQREVIYKLGEIGETRSKETGNHVKRVAEYSKILATKLGLEQEDIDILFAASPMHDIGKVGIPDSILNKPGKLTPDEWVFMQTHSEIGYNILKSSTRPILKAAAIISYTHHEKWNGKGYPRGLKGDEIHIFGRITAIADVFDALGSDRCYKKAWELDRILKLLEEQKGKHFDPQLIDLFMENLDDFLEIRDRYKDDF; encoded by the coding sequence ATGGATTATAAAAAAGAATTATTAGAAAATTTAAAGAATATTAATATTTTATTAGTTGAAGATAGCCTTGAGGCAAGAGATGAATTAGAAATTTTTTTTAGAAATAAAGTAAAAAAATTATATTTAGCAAGTGATGGACAAGAGGGATATGATTTATATAAAGAGTATAAACCTGATTTAGTATTAAGTGATATTAAAATGCCTAAATTAGATGGCTTAGAGATGGCAAAGTTAATAAGAGAGTTTGATAAGAATTCAAAAATTATATTAATAACTGCTTTTAATGATACAGATTATATGTACAAAGCGATACAACTTCATGTAGATAATTATGTGATTAAGCCTATAGATTATAATTTATTACTTGAGTCAGTTTTGGAAATATCAAAGATTATTAATTTAGATAAAATAAATAAATCAATACAAAATACATTGGAACAGTACAAAGATATTGTTGATGAACGTTCAATTGTTTCAAAAACTGATATAAATGGATTGATTACATATGTAAATAAACCTTTTGAAAATATTTCAGGATACAAAAAAGAGGAACTAATTGGAAGACCTCATAGTATAATAAGACATAAAGAGACACCAAAATATGTTTTTGAGGATTTATGGAAAACAATTATTAATAAAAAAACTTGGTATGGGACTATTAAAAATAAAAAGAAAAATGGCAGTTCTTATATTGTTGATACAATAATTAAACCTATTTTAAATATTAATGGTGAGATTGAAGAGTTTATTGCTTTAAGAAATGATATAACTGACTTAGAAGAGTCAAAAGAGTATTTTAAAAAACAAAGCGAAAAAACAAATTTAGATTTAAAAGAGAGTATTAGAATTGCAAAAATATACGAGGATGCAGTTGATAAATGTAATATTATTCTAAGAGTATCAACTGATAAAAAAATCATATTTGTTAACGATGCTTTTTGTAAGATAAGTGGTTATTCAAAACATGAATTAATTGGACAACCATATTCTATATTAAGAGACAAAAATATTGATATTGAAGAGTATGAACAGAGTGTAAAAAAACTCAAAAATGAATTAGATGAAGGAAAAGTGTATGATGGTAATATATCAAATACTGCAAAAGATGGCTCTATTTATCATTGTAAATATACAGTTTTTCCTATAAAAGATAAAGATGATAAAATTGTAGAATATATGAGTATTCGTCATGATATTACACAAATTATAAAATTACATAGTGAGTTAGAAGAGACTCAAAGAGAAGTTATATACAAATTAGGTGAAATAGGTGAAACAAGAAGTAAAGAAACAGGAAATCATGTAAAAAGAGTAGCTGAGTATTCTAAGATACTAGCTACAAAACTTGGTTTAGAACAAGAAGATATTGATATATTATTTGCAGCTTCACCTATGCATGATATAGGAAAAGTTGGAATACCTGATTCAATACTTAATAAACCAGGTAAATTAACTCCCGATGAGTGGGTTTTTATGCAAACTCACTCAGAAATTGGTTATAACATATTAAAATCTTCAACTAGACCAATCTTAAAAGCAGCAGCTATTATCTCATATACTCACCATGAGAAATGGAATGGAAAAGGTTATCCCCGAGGATTAAAAGGTGATGAAATACATATATTTGGAAGAATAACAGCTATAGCTGATGTTTTTGACGCTTTAGGGAGTGACAGATGTTACAAAAAAGCTTGGGAGTTGGATAGAATATTAAAATTGCTAGAAGAACAAAAAGGGAAACATTTTGATCCTCAGTTAATAGATTTATTTATGGAAAATTTAGATGATTTCTTAGAAATAAGAGATAGATATAAAGATGATTTCTAA
- a CDS encoding response regulator transcription factor: protein MDNKKNILLLEDDTILAQTMVSLLEQENYNVTLVEDGEEVLTKTYENKYDLYLFDINVPLLNGTNTLKLLREAQDTTPTFFITALRDTASILNGFDCGCDDYIKKPFDSDELLARIKAIMKRNNPVIKYKNITFDLLDNRIFLDEEEISLGSVEKDVFSLLIKNIGKTIDKSIFFDYMNKPSDAALRVLISKLKRVLNVDISNTKGVGYKLEKI from the coding sequence ATGGATAATAAAAAGAATATTTTACTTTTAGAAGATGATACTATTTTAGCTCAAACTATGGTTTCTTTGTTAGAGCAAGAAAACTATAATGTAACTTTAGTTGAAGATGGTGAAGAGGTTTTAACTAAAACCTATGAAAATAAGTACGACCTTTATCTTTTTGATATAAATGTACCTTTGTTAAATGGGACAAATACTTTAAAGCTTTTAAGAGAAGCACAAGATACAACACCAACTTTTTTTATTACAGCTCTTAGAGATACAGCTTCTATCTTAAATGGTTTTGATTGTGGTTGTGATGATTATATAAAAAAACCTTTTGATTCTGATGAATTATTAGCTAGAATAAAAGCTATTATGAAAAGAAATAACCCTGTAATCAAATATAAAAATATCACTTTTGATTTATTAGATAATAGGATATTTTTAGATGAAGAAGAGATATCTTTAGGAAGTGTAGAAAAAGATGTTTTTTCTCTGCTTATAAAAAATATAGGTAAAACAATTGATAAATCTATATTTTTTGATTATATGAATAAACCTAGTGATGCAGCTCTTAGAGTATTAATTAGTAAATTGAAAAGAGTTTTAAATGTTGATATTTCTAACACTAAAGGTGTAGGATACAAACTTGAAAAAATATGA
- a CDS encoding diguanylate cyclase, translated as MKKLNKKILESATVLYVEDEDLIREEMYYFLNRYVKNLFVAKNGKEGLKLFHEKNPDIIITDIQMPVMNGLDMLKEINNRNIPVIITTAYSDIDFFLDAIELKIDKFIIKPIDLSEIITNIQDLVGASRLKKKLFENDRLLEIIDENVLISITDKDGIIIDVSSSFCEFVGYTKEELLGNTHKILKHEDNPSDFYKNMWETIKKGEVFRTEIRNRKKSNEICWANLTITPLFQDGEIENFIAIRQDTTNKKKLEEIAIHDDMTGLYNRRYLNEVIEKEIRRIKREDSILSLVTIDVDYFKKYNDTYGHPEGDIVLIEVARVLKEHAQRATDYIFRMGGEEFGIIFSDLSIEKSLDFVKDIVKAVENLKIKHKNSETCDFITISAGLIVQSAQNLESFKEMYKLSDEALYKAKENGKNQVVLSDKSQ; from the coding sequence ATGAAGAAATTAAATAAAAAAATATTAGAGAGTGCAACAGTTCTTTATGTAGAAGATGAAGATTTAATTCGTGAAGAGATGTACTATTTTCTTAATAGATATGTAAAAAATCTTTTTGTAGCTAAAAATGGAAAAGAGGGATTAAAACTTTTCCATGAAAAAAATCCTGATATTATTATTACAGACATACAAATGCCAGTAATGAATGGTTTAGATATGTTAAAAGAGATTAATAATAGAAATATTCCTGTTATTATAACTACTGCATATTCAGACATTGACTTCTTCCTTGATGCAATTGAACTAAAAATTGATAAATTTATAATTAAACCAATTGATTTATCTGAAATAATTACTAATATACAAGATTTAGTTGGAGCATCTAGATTAAAGAAAAAACTATTTGAAAACGATAGATTATTAGAAATTATTGATGAAAATGTATTAATATCAATTACTGACAAAGATGGTATTATAATTGATGTTAGTAGTTCTTTTTGTGAATTTGTTGGATATACAAAAGAGGAATTATTAGGTAATACTCATAAGATATTAAAACATGAAGACAATCCAAGTGATTTTTATAAAAATATGTGGGAAACAATTAAAAAAGGTGAAGTGTTTCGAACTGAAATTAGAAATAGAAAAAAATCAAATGAGATTTGTTGGGCAAATCTAACAATTACTCCATTATTTCAAGATGGTGAAATAGAAAATTTTATAGCAATAAGGCAAGATACAACAAATAAAAAGAAACTTGAAGAGATTGCAATTCATGATGATATGACAGGACTTTACAATAGAAGATATCTTAATGAAGTGATTGAAAAAGAGATTAGAAGGATTAAAAGAGAAGATTCTATTCTAAGTTTAGTTACTATTGATGTAGATTATTTTAAAAAGTATAATGATACTTATGGTCATCCAGAAGGTGATATTGTATTAATAGAAGTTGCGAGAGTACTCAAAGAACATGCCCAAAGAGCAACTGATTATATATTTAGAATGGGTGGTGAAGAGTTTGGAATAATATTTAGTGATTTATCAATAGAAAAATCATTAGATTTTGTAAAAGATATTGTAAAAGCAGTGGAAAATTTAAAAATAAAACATAAAAACAGTGAAACATGTGATTTTATTACTATCTCTGCTGGTTTAATTGTACAATCAGCTCAAAATTTAGAATCTTTTAAAGAGATGTATAAACTTTCAGATGAAGCGTTATATAAAGCAAAAGAGAATGGGAAAAATCAGGTTGTGCTTTCTGATAAATCCCAATAG
- a CDS encoding HAMP domain-containing sensor histidine kinase: protein MKKYEKKSFLTSVFLFFIPLAIFSSIVLYMYHQDKIKDIEQNILYQMRDYTFDFKSDKFILDVVEYDNNKELFKLYKCKEGLCSYFKAADSGLYLLKVVFPQEKYEKIYKDFIVKIFKFSVVVMFILLFLSFGFAFYSLRPMREALYLLENFLKDIIHDLNTPSTSILLNSKLLKRHGDFEEIERIELSAKTISSLYKNLEFITQKGIEKNENISVSQVINSKIDVLHKLYPTIIFKKDIEDFFIKTNENALERILDNLLTNACKYNKKNGIVHIIASKNKIIIKDTGIGIKNVSRVFDRYYKETDRGLGIGLSIVKKLCSALDIKITIKSKIEEGTSVELVL from the coding sequence TTGAAAAAATATGAAAAAAAGTCTTTTTTAACTTCTGTTTTTTTATTTTTTATCCCTTTAGCAATATTTTCAAGTATTGTTTTATATATGTATCATCAAGATAAGATAAAAGATATAGAACAAAATATACTTTACCAAATGAGAGATTATACTTTTGATTTCAAAAGTGATAAGTTTATATTGGATGTAGTTGAATACGACAATAACAAAGAATTGTTTAAACTATATAAATGTAAAGAGGGACTTTGTTCCTATTTTAAAGCTGCTGATTCAGGATTGTATTTATTAAAAGTTGTTTTCCCGCAAGAAAAATATGAAAAGATTTATAAGGATTTTATTGTAAAAATATTTAAATTTTCAGTTGTTGTTATGTTTATTCTTTTATTTTTATCTTTTGGTTTTGCTTTTTATTCTTTAAGACCAATGAGAGAAGCTTTATATCTTTTAGAAAATTTCTTAAAAGATATTATTCACGATTTAAATACCCCCTCAACCTCAATTTTATTAAATTCAAAACTTCTAAAAAGGCATGGTGATTTTGAAGAGATAGAAAGAATTGAACTTAGCGCAAAAACAATTAGTTCTTTATATAAAAATTTAGAGTTTATTACTCAAAAAGGTATTGAGAAAAATGAAAATATCTCTGTTAGTCAAGTAATAAATAGTAAAATAGATGTTTTACATAAACTTTATCCAACAATAATATTTAAAAAAGATATTGAAGATTTTTTTATAAAAACAAATGAAAATGCACTTGAAAGAATTCTTGATAATTTACTCACAAATGCTTGTAAATATAATAAAAAAAATGGAATAGTACATATTATTGCTTCAAAAAATAAGATAATTATTAAAGATACTGGTATTGGAATTAAAAATGTTAGTAGAGTATTTGATAGATATTATAAAGAGACTGATAGAGGTTTAGGTATTGGCTTGAGTATTGTAAAAAAACTTTGTAGTGCTTTGGATATAAAAATTACCATTAAAAGTAAAATAGAAGAGGGGACAAGCGTAGAGCTTGTCCTTTAA
- a CDS encoding GGDEF domain-containing protein, with protein sequence MNSNKKITLIIFSMVTLLTLIIVALVAIGSRESGYNSAKKRAYLTADIVKNALTSHMVNGNMHQRDTFLNSLERLRELNELWVVRSPKVSEQFGTHSTNEVPRDAVDEEVLKTGKEKVVINETVEQANLRITIPYTASSLDKPNCLACHDAKEGEVLGAISLTFDIQEDRLSSIAILLNIIAIVIVFLIFFLIFISRKIKPYTSSFDSITNILKQVHEGNYAVRAQEGILKEDKEAFMWLNEIIEKLETVLTGIERNLTAFVHNRASNVNNDKLLTAKEIIEDISEIYNYKKTIETDLTKDDIYYRLIQVFKDKLKIKTFYIFEDDLQKDERKIIYAPKDKKACCDVRKDIKEFCRAQRTNNVITSETFPEVCRLANCESCEAEYTCIPFNINDQKSVTIHILCEDKDCIKHNKYQIGIIKKYLEETKPILESRILMDVLRERNLVDGLTGLYNRKYLDEFVDRTMPNELAQGTTYAVMFLDIDYFKMVNDTYGHDAGDAILQRLAKTMKEFVTNDEFIVRFGGEEFLIIMKNPTVETAKELAQRINVEFGKIIFNFNNESFSKTVSIGYAFFPTDTDQFWKCIKYADLCLYQAKETGRNKVIRFTKDVLKNGDKEKY encoded by the coding sequence ATGAATTCTAACAAGAAAATTACTCTTATTATATTTTCAATGGTTACTTTATTAACCTTGATTATTGTTGCATTAGTTGCTATAGGTTCAAGAGAAAGTGGTTATAACAGTGCTAAAAAAAGGGCTTACTTAACTGCAGATATTGTAAAAAATGCTTTGACATCCCATATGGTCAATGGAAATATGCATCAAAGAGATACCTTTTTAAATAGTTTAGAAAGATTAAGAGAACTAAATGAGCTTTGGGTTGTAAGGTCTCCTAAAGTTAGTGAACAATTTGGAACTCACAGTACAAATGAAGTTCCAAGAGATGCTGTGGATGAAGAGGTTTTAAAAACGGGAAAAGAGAAGGTAGTTATCAACGAAACTGTTGAGCAAGCTAATCTTAGAATTACTATTCCATATACTGCTTCATCACTTGATAAACCAAATTGCTTAGCCTGTCATGATGCAAAAGAGGGAGAAGTATTAGGTGCTATATCTTTAACTTTTGATATACAAGAGGATAGATTGTCTAGTATAGCAATTCTTTTAAATATTATTGCTATTGTTATTGTATTCTTGATTTTCTTCTTAATTTTTATTAGTAGAAAAATCAAACCTTATACTAGTTCATTTGATTCTATTACAAATATATTAAAACAAGTACATGAAGGTAACTATGCTGTAAGGGCACAAGAGGGTATTTTAAAAGAGGATAAAGAAGCCTTTATGTGGTTAAATGAAATTATTGAAAAACTTGAAACAGTATTAACAGGTATTGAAAGAAATCTAACTGCTTTCGTACATAATAGAGCTTCAAATGTAAATAATGATAAATTGCTTACAGCAAAAGAGATTATAGAAGATATATCAGAAATATATAATTATAAAAAGACTATCGAAACTGATTTAACTAAAGATGATATATATTATAGACTTATTCAAGTTTTCAAAGATAAGTTAAAAATAAAAACATTTTATATTTTTGAAGATGATTTACAAAAAGATGAAAGAAAAATTATCTATGCACCAAAAGATAAAAAAGCTTGTTGTGATGTGAGAAAAGATATAAAAGAGTTTTGTAGGGCGCAAAGAACAAATAACGTAATTACATCTGAAACTTTCCCTGAAGTTTGTAGATTAGCAAATTGTGAATCTTGTGAAGCAGAATATACTTGTATCCCATTTAATATTAATGATCAAAAATCAGTTACTATACATATTTTATGTGAAGACAAAGATTGTATTAAACATAATAAATATCAAATAGGTATTATCAAAAAATATCTTGAGGAAACTAAACCTATTTTAGAGAGTAGAATCTTAATGGATGTTTTAAGAGAAAGAAATCTAGTAGATGGATTAACAGGTTTATACAATAGAAAATATCTAGATGAGTTTGTAGATAGAACTATGCCAAATGAACTTGCTCAAGGTACAACTTATGCTGTTATGTTTTTAGATATTGATTATTTTAAAATGGTAAATGATACTTATGGACATGATGCAGGAGATGCAATATTACAAAGACTTGCAAAAACAATGAAAGAGTTTGTAACAAATGATGAATTTATTGTTAGATTTGGGGGAGAAGAGTTCTTAATTATTATGAAAAACCCTACAGTTGAAACGGCAAAAGAGTTGGCTCAAAGAATAAATGTAGAATTTGGGAAAATCATATTTAATTTTAATAATGAATCATTTAGTAAAACTGTAAGTATTGGATACGCATTCTTCCCAACAGATACAGACCAATTCTGGAAATGTATTAAATATGCTGACCTTTGTTTATATCAAGCAAAAGAAACAGGAAGAAATAAAGTAATTAGATTTACAAAAGATGTTCTTAAAAATGGAGATAAAGAGAAATATTAA
- the hisH gene encoding imidazole glycerol phosphate synthase subunit HisH — protein sequence MIGIIDYNMGNLASVYNACHLLDAKASFVKDPNELKNFDKIILPGVGAFGDAMENLNSTGMKEAIWEYSKSGKNMIGICLGMQLLFESSEEFGAHKGLGLIDGKVIKFDKTKMHEDTKIPHMGWNTIKTKDDHTLFEGLENPYLYFVHSYHAVTEDKNVIGKTEYGYEFVSAVHKENIYGFQPHPEKSHDNGLKILKNFMNLK from the coding sequence TTGATTGGAATTATCGATTATAATATGGGAAATCTAGCAAGTGTTTATAATGCCTGTCATCTATTAGATGCAAAAGCCTCTTTTGTAAAAGATCCTAACGAATTGAAAAATTTTGACAAAATTATATTACCTGGAGTTGGTGCTTTTGGTGATGCAATGGAAAATTTAAATTCAACAGGTATGAAAGAAGCAATTTGGGAATACTCTAAAAGTGGTAAAAATATGATTGGTATTTGTTTAGGAATGCAACTTTTATTTGAAAGTTCTGAAGAGTTTGGTGCACATAAAGGTTTAGGACTTATTGACGGAAAAGTTATTAAGTTTGATAAAACAAAAATGCATGAAGATACTAAGATTCCACATATGGGATGGAATACAATAAAAACAAAAGATGATCATACTTTATTTGAAGGATTAGAAAACCCTTACCTTTATTTTGTACACTCATATCATGCTGTAACTGAGGATAAAAATGTTATTGGAAAAACTGAATATGGGTATGAATTTGTAAGTGCCGTTCATAAAGAAAATATTTATGGATTTCAACCTCATCCTGAGAAATCTCACGATAATGGTTTAAAAATCTTAAAAAACTTTATGAATCTTAAATAA
- the hisA gene encoding 1-(5-phosphoribosyl)-5-[(5-phosphoribosylamino)methylideneamino]imidazole-4-carboxamide isomerase, which produces MDILPAIDLKDGKAVRLSKGLMDSAKIYSDEPWMVAKRFEELGSNWVHIVDLNGAFAGKPANLEQIKKIRENCNLKVELGGGIRDEETIKMYLELGVDRLILGSIAVKDPQFVKDMAAKYPIAVGIDAMDGMVAVEGWAEVSSMKATDLAREFANAGVEAIICTDISKDGMLCGVNVEFTQSIADSSGIDTIASGGVKDIEDIKNCKKNGKISGVIVGKAFYEGTIDLEEAFKIL; this is translated from the coding sequence ATGGATATATTACCAGCTATAGATTTAAAAGATGGGAAAGCTGTTAGACTTAGTAAAGGTTTGATGGATAGTGCAAAAATCTATTCAGATGAACCTTGGATGGTAGCAAAAAGATTTGAAGAGTTAGGAAGTAACTGGGTACATATAGTTGATTTAAATGGTGCCTTTGCTGGTAAGCCTGCAAACTTAGAACAAATAAAAAAGATTAGAGAAAATTGTAACTTAAAAGTTGAACTTGGTGGTGGTATTAGAGATGAAGAAACTATTAAAATGTATCTTGAACTTGGAGTTGATAGATTAATTCTTGGTTCAATTGCAGTAAAAGATCCACAGTTCGTTAAAGATATGGCAGCAAAATACCCTATCGCAGTTGGTATAGATGCAATGGATGGAATGGTTGCAGTTGAAGGTTGGGCTGAAGTTAGTTCAATGAAAGCTACTGATTTAGCTCGTGAATTTGCAAATGCAGGTGTTGAAGCTATTATATGTACAGATATTTCAAAAGATGGAATGCTTTGTGGTGTAAATGTAGAATTTACTCAATCTATTGCCGATTCAAGTGGTATTGATACAATCGCAAGTGGTGGAGTAAAAGATATAGAAGATATTAAAAATTGTAAAAAAAATGGAAAAATCTCTGGAGTTATAGTTGGTAAAGCGTTTTATGAAGGTACTATTGATTTGGAAGAGGCTTTCAAAATCTTGTAG
- a CDS encoding PhnD/SsuA/transferrin family substrate-binding protein: MKKIILIILLIITLSQAENYKYEATCGFLYQGTLLTKFKESRIALKSWVEELIKKNGGKATVNFYEDERKLFKDLKKNKLDMVVLTAPYFFKNKEDIYKYSKDFWSLDFGSGKYIYYYLIGKNDTEYRSFKTLKNKTLSIQVNDSIGKVWLDKNIYEINKVKAEKILKKLKYEEKESSVVLNVYFDKSDYAIINKRVWDDMLALNPSIVKKVKIIEKTDIGQLNSIGLFSKNTKQIIVDSVFKIGLGMKEDEGYKNVIDILENISMYKLEKNDLDDLIKYYDEYFKLEEKYN, from the coding sequence ATGAAAAAGATTATATTAATAATTCTTTTAATAATTACTTTATCACAAGCAGAAAATTATAAATATGAAGCAACTTGTGGTTTTTTATATCAAGGTACACTTTTAACTAAATTTAAAGAATCTAGAATTGCACTAAAATCTTGGGTAGAAGAATTAATAAAAAAAAATGGTGGTAAAGCTACTGTCAATTTTTATGAAGATGAGAGAAAGCTTTTTAAAGACCTAAAAAAAAACAAACTTGATATGGTAGTTTTAACTGCACCATATTTTTTTAAAAATAAAGAAGATATTTATAAATATTCAAAAGATTTTTGGAGTTTAGACTTTGGAAGTGGGAAATATATCTATTATTATCTTATTGGGAAAAATGACACAGAATATAGAAGTTTTAAAACCTTAAAAAACAAAACTTTAAGTATTCAAGTTAATGACAGTATTGGAAAAGTTTGGTTAGATAAAAACATTTATGAGATAAACAAAGTCAAAGCTGAAAAAATTTTAAAAAAATTAAAATATGAGGAAAAAGAGAGTAGCGTAGTGTTGAATGTTTATTTTGACAAAAGTGATTATGCCATTATCAACAAAAGAGTTTGGGATGATATGCTTGCTTTAAATCCTTCAATAGTAAAAAAGGTAAAAATAATAGAAAAAACTGATATAGGTCAACTAAACTCTATTGGACTATTTTCAAAAAATACTAAACAAATAATTGTTGACTCAGTATTTAAAATTGGGCTTGGGATGAAAGAGGATGAAGGCTATAAAAACGTAATAGATATATTAGAAAATATTTCTATGTACAAATTAGAAAAAAATGATTTAGATGATTTAATTAAATATTATGACGAGTATTTTAAGTTAGAGGAAAAGTATAATTGA